GGTTTTTAGGAAAACAATATTTGGTTTCGTCATCAAGGGAGATGTAACCTAAGGGAGATATAACGCAGTAACGATTTCTCACAATCTTATATagtgaagaaaaaggaatagaAGAATATCCTATTAGAGAATAGCAAGCATCTTGAAGTGCACACCACTCTTCGCCATCGTCTTTCAAACAACAGAGgaattttataataattacactaaaattgtttttcttgAAGCAATTGCTTGAGAGGAAGAGTTGGTTAACGAAACTGAAGGTTCACTTATAAAACAGTGAACTTCGTGTTTTATCACTCAACGTAATCTTGACAATTCCCATGGAACTCACAAGACCGTTAGGTGATATCTCCTCATCAGCTACAGTTACCATTGAAAGTACGGAGGAATCCGCGTCAATAAGCCATGAAGAATCTGAGAATGTGCTCCATTTACAACCGGAACCAGTCAGAAGAGTTAGATGGACGGTAAGCACTGTAGATAATGAGcatatgaataaaaagaaatcgaAAGGTAAGTGAAGTTCTGGTGATTTTACGAAGAAGAGAATAGGCCTTGTTCCATCCTTTGGCAACAAGCACAACTTTCAGACttatattgattttaaaaattggaCAGTATGAGTCTATTTATACATATCTACATTCTTTATCTTTGATTTATCAAAGCACTAGAGGCTTGATACACGAACATAGAAAATTAAAGGATTTAACATGATGTGATGCTAAATATTACTAGTGTGCTGTATCTTTCACAAACAGAGAAAGTTTGATGAAAGTTCATCCGATTCAGATAGTGATTCGGACTCGGATTCCTCTTGTTCCTCATGTTGCAGTCGCAATGCATATGAACGCGCTTAGGTTGTTCGTTGAGTCCCctatattgaaaatgagaTATAAGTCATATGTCTTAagtatttttcttaatatGCCAAAAACCCAATTCCAACATTACTTTTGAAACTTAAAATACgttttgaaaaggaatCTCGATGGCTTTAGCAGTCATACCTTTGTAAaggttttgaaaaatccCACAATAAATGATAGCAGCTTTTATGCTTTTCAACGTTAGCCAGATActcatctttttctttttaatgaaCTTTACATCAAATGTATGAAAAGTGTCAAAGAAAAGTGCGGGacttttgataaaaaagagACTGTTTGATATACTCGTAGATTctgaaataaattataatgcAAAACAGACATAGgtgctttttttaattagtTGGACATATCGGTAGTACAATAAGAATAACTTATCACCTTCGTCCACGTTTCATCCAGCTAGAATTCAAGTCGTAAACTCTGCGTTTATGTGGGGTAGCAATGTTCATTTCCTCGTCATCCTCATCCAAGACTGGGCGACCGGCGCGTACAGTTCTATTGCATACAATATGAGGCTGTAGTTGTGTATCTTCATTTCTTAAGACAGAATTGTCGTGATGGTTGTGAACGGAGGAATCGTTATCGCTAGAAGCGAGCTTCTCGAGGCAATACTGTGAAATAAAGTCAATACTGGCACCTGATTCAATAAGTTCAAGAACCTCCCGAAGAGCCTGATTGTACCCAGCTTTTTGTGCTTTTAAAACTTCAGTAGTAGACGCTTGATATAATTGAGTAACGCTCAAAGCTGCCTGCTTAAAATGagataaaacattttcataTCCTGATGATGTAGACAGATCATTTGACTGAGAAGGAGAGAAGTTTAAATTTGTAtccatttcattttcaatataataaaaaattattagttggtgtttctttgttaattttcattaatctCTTTTCGCTTCACATTTTAACGTATTATAGCCGTAGCtcacaaaaaagaataaagtGTCAGtaatactacactacgctatgatacactacgttgcgtatcactatatgtcatatGTTGGAATACTAGCTAAGATccgtttattgataatcacGGGTAACTATCCGTCTATATACATAGATACCCGTTGATAACaactatttagaaatattataaatagcgttacaactgaacctcgttcctcagttcagttatgagctatattagtgataggtaacattataacccagttaatacaatacctatactcagttgctacttatacaacctgtgtattgtaatataatagaccacaaggaaaactcaccgcagttctacgtatccttaaatcggataccaaactgcgtagcttacataAAGCAGTAGCTTTTTGTTGGTGAAGCTTATGGCGTTGCAAAATTTAACGAAAGTTTACGTAATCGATGCTACAACATACAGCGTCTATAATAACTTTGACTGCTGTAGTAATAATTGCTCGACATTACTGATGAAATTTAtcttaattttataattatttgatcataatataataatcaGTAAAATGAACCATTGGACTAAACACGAAAATTCCAAATGAGCAAGGAAAAGCCCTTCTTAGCTGTTGAAATGCAATTCATTAAACGCTGTCAAGAGGTACAATAAACTGCACGTTGTAGAAAGAACCTAACGGTATGGCTGGATTTTTCATCACTAagttaatttaaaattaaataatagaTAGGAAACTAGATATAAGTTATAACTGCAGCAAGTTCAGTATGTATAATTGAGCTCTGCACAACTTTTTATAGTAAAGGCTAATATTgtgacaaaaaaaaatactaagAAAATTAAGTTGTCGAATTAAATTAATCctaattttgcaaatgtGTCGTtccaataaaaatataggCTAACCCCCttgataaaagaaaataatcatGTGTTTAACGCTTTCTGACCTCAAGCGTTTTAATTGCAAAtttaggaatttttttataaacaaaaaaaaaatttaatacaCTGAGTGATCTAGAGCATTATTCAagataaatttcaaaataataatcgataaaatgaataataattcatttGCTAAAATCAAAGCAGGTAAGATTTGTTTATGcgatttttaaattgcagaaaaaaaaatacaataaaacACTTTCTGGTTTCAGAcaaggaaatttttaagtCACTATATTTAACCTAGAGAAATTATTAGACCCCAAAACAATTAGAGCAAAATTATTCAGTCATCAAAATACTATTTACAACGAATCATCAAGTTGAAATTATTAGCCCTGACAGGAAAAACTGTATATTTACGACAAACGTTTCTTAAGGACCAAACCTGCTTATAGTGTTTAGTCGGAAATGAAATACCATACTTTCATATACGGTAATACGAATACAATCTACAAATCACAAAGGATATTGAAAGGATAGGGCTAAGGACCCCATGTAAAGCTTCATTTTATGCGACTgattgatttaattttagcCGAGTTTTAggaattcaaacaaaacTCAAGCCAATTGCTCAGGCCAGTCATAAATCTCCTACTAGGTGGAGGGTTTGATTCTTCGCGCTTGTTAGTAAGATAAGATTCTATGAAtataaaattcatttttattaatgaaaacaagCAAATTTACTATGAAGGCTTTACGTTTCGTTACTATTGGTAGTAGTCACATTTTTGAGTTGCACGAGCGAAGCATCTTTGGTCTTCAAATACTCGAAAATGCCGAAACAACAATCTTCCAAGGACAACAATAGAAATACCAGAATGATTATTAcattagaaaatataaCAGCATATTTATTCTATCGGGTATACTTCGATAGTCACCACCACAAGAGAACTGCAGCCCTAACCTAAAAAAGTTCAAAGACAGTCACAGTCCATATAGAACATTTTTTGAGCTACCTACATCTCTCCTTCAAGACATCCCGACCAGTCAACATGCCAGAACAACTTGTGCTCCGTGCAACTCTCGAAGGTCACTCTGGATGGGTTACATCTCTTTCTACTGCCCCCGAGAACCCTGATATTCTTCTTTCCGGTTCTCGTGACAAGTCCATCATTTTGGTAtgtaaatcaaaaaaatttcagtgCGGTAATTGTTAGCAATCTAATAATGAAGTTGTGCAATATGTAAATTATACAGTGATAGCGGTAGAAAAACCAGACCTGAAAATTTTACCTAATTAGCACATcagataaaaatattgagcGCTTTCGATTGCTTTCTTGCTTTAGTACTAGTTTTCTAACATCTATTTCAGTGGAACTTGGTCCGTGATGACGTGAATTATGGAGTCGCACAGAGACGTTTGACCGGCCACAGCCACTTCGTTTCTGACTGTGCCCTTTCCTTCGATAGTCACTATGCCTTGTCTGCCTCTTGGGATAAGACCATCCGTTTGTGGGATCTTGAGAAGGGTGAGTGCACTCACCAATTCGTTGGCCACACCAGCGATGTCTTATCTGTCTCCATTTCTCCTGACAACCGCCAGGTTGTTTCTGGTTCCCGTGACAAGACCATTAAGATTTGGAACATTATTGGTAACTGCAAGTACACTATCACCGATGGTGGTCACTCTGACTGGGTTTCTTGTGTGCGCTTCTCTCCTAACCCCGATAACCTTACCTTCGTCTCTGCTGGTTGGGACAAGGCCGTTAAGGTAAGTATTATTTTAGTGTATTATTGCAATACATAGTCATTAGATGTTTATGGTTATTGGCTCTGCAGTTTTTAGTCAAGCAAGGAATGATGTTTAGATTAATATTTGCTACTTCGGAGGCCTTACGGCTCGATGAGACAAAACAAATCACCATATGTTCTGACTTTTCCAATtgttattttgattttggcTCTGGCTATAACcatttacaaatttattcattctAATTAATTAATGCTAACTCTCTTCAAAGGTTTGGGATTTGGAAACCTTCTCCCTTCGCACTTCTCACTATGGCCATACTGGTTACGTATCTGCAGTCACCATCTCCCCTGATGGATCTCTTTGTGCTTCCGGTGGAAGAGACGGTACCTTGATGCTTTGGGATCTTAACGAGTCTACCCACCTCTACTCTTTGGAAGCCAAGGCTAACATTAATGCCCTTGTTTTCTCCCCTAACCGTTACTGGCTTTGTGCCGCCACTGGTTCTTCCATTCGTATCTTCGATTTGGAGACTCAAGAGAAGGTTGATGAACTTACTGTTGACTTTGTTGGTGTTGGCAAGAAGAGCTCTGAGCCTGAGTGTATTTCTCTTACCTGGTCTCCTGATGGCCAAACTTTGTTCTCTGGCTGGACTGATAATCTCATTCGTGTCTGGCAAGTTACcaagtaaaaataagatTTTAATTGTTGTCCCATAAGACGATAATGATGAATGGCTTTAGGGTGCATCGTTTTCTTTAAACTCTGAATCAAATTCGATTCCCAAAGAATATATATTAGCGGTTTTTGTGTCAATAAGTTTTCCGtcattttatatttttaagtaGATATCATATTTGAAAGCCATGTATTATGTATACAATTACAGAGTAGCACTTAGccttaaaacaaaaatattgcaGCAAAAATCCCTTTAAACACCAATTCAAGTTATGTGCATTGTTTTCGTAGTTTGCTAGTGACATAGTATTTTGGAAAGTTGGTATATAAtggttttgtttttaaccTTTTGTACAAAAATGTATGTTTTGATGAGTAGAGTGTTAATATTTGGAAATCCGATATAATAAAGATGCGTTATATCGGCCTTTCGCTCGTCCTTCGCTGGGGTGGCTGAATAGTTGTTGTTCGAGTATTCTGAATTAT
This portion of the Schizosaccharomyces pombe strain 972h- genome assembly, chromosome: I genome encodes:
- a CDS encoding uncharacterized protein (conserved eukaryotic protein, human HAPSTR1 ortholog, stress response protein), which codes for MDTNLNFSPSQSNDLSTSSGYENVLSHFKQAALSVTQLYQASTTEVLKAQKAGYNQALREVLELIESGASIDFISQYCLEKLASSDNDSSVHNHHDNSVLRNEDTQLQPHIVCNRTVRAGRPVLDEDDEEMNIATPHKRRVYDLNSSWMKRGRR
- a CDS encoding protein phosphatase inhibitor, which codes for MELTRPLGDISSSATVTIESTEESASISHEESENVLHLQPEPVRRVRWTVSTVDNEHMNKKKSKVCCIFHKQRKFDESSSDSDSDSDSDSSCSSCCSRNAYERA
- the cpc2 gene encoding 40S ribosomal protein RACK1, producing MPEQLVLRATLEGHSGWVTSLSTAPENPDILLSGSRDKSIILWNLVRDDVNYGVAQRRLTGHSHFVSDCALSFDSHYALSASWDKTIRLWDLEKGECTHQFVGHTSDVLSVSISPDNRQVVSGSRDKTIKIWNIIGNCKYTITDGGHSDWVSCVRFSPNPDNLTFVSAGWDKAVKVWDLETFSLRTSHYGHTGYVSAVTISPDGSLCASGGRDGTLMLWDLNESTHLYSLEAKANINALVFSPNRYWLCAATGSSIRIFDLETQEKVDELTVDFVGVGKKSSEPECISLTWSPDGQTLFSGWTDNLIRVWQVTK